One Antedon mediterranea chromosome 1, ecAntMedi1.1, whole genome shotgun sequence genomic window, TGATCAAATGTTGTTATAAaagactatttaaaaaaaacaactaaaaactatttttatttagttttgtgtataaaataaagtagggcctacatttataattataatgaataGTCCTTGAATAAAAGTATACAGTTGTTGTTGAACAACCTTGGCTGTTTTACCCTTTCCTTTTCCTAAGCCCTGTGTATTTGATAGCCTGATATATCTCATGGTCTACGGACACGTGATAATCAAATTGCTGATAAAAAGTGTTGACTTTTTCAGATGTTATTGTCATAATATAGGATTATCGGAGATAAGGATCCAAAATTTCTGAAGAAAACGATCATCTTATTCCCAGGCAACCGGGCTACACCAAGGTCTTTAAAGCCGGTTTCTCGTTGGAATAATTAATATTGGGCGCGAGCAACAGTGTACGATAATCGATGTATCCAAAACTTGTTAAACTATAATAAAGCATAATGGTGGTTCACTTGGAGGTGAAATTACCAAAAGTAGGAATTTAATATTTAGAATAAATTATCACTTCAGGGTGCAGTAAAAGAAACCAAGTTGACacgtaagccgcaacgcaagcgaCAGTTGGAATAATCCATTCAGTTCGCTCACGTTGTGGCTGACGTCCtttttgcgttgcgtcctagtggaaaccaagctttaaaagaCTGAATACCACGACACGCCGGTAAAAAATGTTGTTCTCAAGTCCAAacaatgaaaaattaagatGCATATAAAATCAACTTTTAGTATGgcattttgtattcattttcacAGGAAAAACACAAATTTCACTCAAAGacattcttacagacaatgggcTTCCGATTAActatttttaacagttttttgattaacaatttattttagatttttggtcaaagtaaataaaaatatataataaataaaaaataaataaaagtctgatattaaaatggccatacaacaacaaatattACATTACAGAGGACAATAATCTCAAACGCTCAGTGACATTCTATACATTTGTTTCtagtttttatttacaataaaaagtactaaatataaaaaaaacagataaattaGAAGGATATTGGCAAAAATTCACTCGTCGTCTGGATCAACTTTTATCTgttgaaaaaacaaaacaaaaatcaagacaGAAGGTATATCTGCCTATTATTTCCAGGATGGATTTTAAGAATGTCCGGTCGGCTGTGTTTGGTTTTTATCATTCTGGGACACATACCTGGATTGCTTCCGGCACTAGGCGACGTAATCCCGCCCTACCATAGCCCTGTAGGTATTAGGCTAGTCCCttggaaaaaaaagttttgGACTATTCTATTAAATAATcaacataaagtttaatataatattttatatatatgttATCTTATTATAAGTGtatgtaaaaatatgataaatcaaatataaaaccaatttataaaataataataacgttGCCTGTCTTATCTAACATTCACATTTAGGccctattataaataatatcgaTAActgatatacaaaatataatcaaCAACCCTAACTTAAAATGGACGAATTTCTCTAATAAATAGGCCTTGCAACTAAAATTAAGTTTCATAGTTCCCAAAAGTTGGCTAGCAGCAGTCTAGTAAAATGGTGGTAAAGTTTATATCACTGGCCACAATGGCCTTTGTTTTTACGCTTGCTTACACCAAGCCCAGTTCAGCTAGCGTCGGAGGACCAGCAGGTCCAAAAGCCGACTCTGTATCTTCTTTTTTGAACGCTCAAACAGTGAAGCGATCAGCAGAGAGAACAGCATCACAAAACACATGGACGTCATCTTCTTCAAAACCTTCGTCGGGTACTTTTACGTCGAAACGAAAACGTTACGTCCCACATCACCCAGCTGGATACGTTCACCTTCCACCACTACGGGAAGCTGAGAAGAATGACATTATCTTCAAGAGTTTAAAGAAAACATTTACAGAAAGAAATAAGAGGCGTCAGAAACGTCAAGCCGCCGCCGGAGAATCAGATGGGTTTACGTATGAAGATTTATCATCACGTCTAAGATACATGCAAGCCCAGCTCTACAGAACAATCCACGACACTGCACTTCCAAAGACATCCGACGCCGAATCTTACGAACATCGTCTTACTATGATTGTACCGGGAAAGGTCCTCAACCAGGCCGATTATGATCCCGCTCTCAACTTGGCCAATTACCAAGATGGGGATGAAATTCCAGCGTCAACGGTAGAAAACGAATTTAGATTAGCTGACGTAATTCCCGATGTAACACTGACTGGTGGAGACACAAGTAGGCGTCTTTCACTCATCTATAAACGTATTTTAAACTACCTTGTACCCAATGAACCAGTTGTAAGTGAGGCTCTCCAGCAAAGACGTAAAACTGCCGAGAATTACCTACTAGAAGAGGTCAAAGATCCAGTCACCCAAGATACTAAATCACGTCTTCAGCAATTTCGTCACTATCGACAACTTTATTATACTGCCAAGTAAGtgatttcttttatatatttttttacaatacaCATCTTGCATAACGGGCAAAGTACGTGGCTTAACATTGATTGTCGACGCAAGATATTGATAAACGCGGTCAATATTGGACCGTCCTAAAGCTTGTACATACGTCATTTAATGTCCATTACCGTAGCTTTAAACTATGACTTTTAGTGAATAATTGCGACAGGATCTGTAATTAAgatttgttttcatatttttcagAGATAATTTAGAACGTGAGTTAGAAGAAAAGAAGGAAAGCACAGATATCAAAGAATATAGAACATGGTTCACTCGTCATTTTACGAACTTAAACAACATTGTGGAGAGCACGTACCTTGATTGGCTGCTGATCGGATTCAAGAATCCAGTAGAGGACGCGATCACACTCCTAGATACCAGTAATTCAGCCATTGAGCTTGAAGCTTCAAAGGTTTCTCTGCGAGCCTCTGAAACTACCTCAATCGACAGAACAAGTCTTATCTATCCTGTCACAATGACACCGAGCAACTGGTACGGCTACCTCAAATACAGGTAAATTCAGACCATTCAAAAACTTAAAATTCAAATTGTTCTAAAAAAAACACTTTGACGATCCTACTCCAAATTCAGTTATGGCTAAATTCAAACTCTGTTT contains:
- the LOC140058587 gene encoding uncharacterized protein, encoding MVVKFISLATMAFVFTLAYTKPSSASVGGPAGPKADSVSSFLNAQTVKRSAERTASQNTWTSSSSKPSSGTFTSKRKRYVPHHPAGYVHLPPLREAEKNDIIFKSLKKTFTERNKRRQKRQAAAGESDGFTYEDLSSRLRYMQAQLYRTIHDTALPKTSDAESYEHRLTMIVPGKVLNQADYDPALNLANYQDGDEIPASTVENEFRLADVIPDVTLTGGDTSRRLSLIYKRILNYLVPNEPVVSEALQQRRKTAENYLLEEVKDPVTQDTKSRLQQFRHYRQLYYTAKDNLERELEEKKESTDIKEYRTWFTRHFTNLNNIVESTYLDWLLIGFKNPVEDAITLLDTSNSAIELEASKVSLRASETTSIDRTSLIYPVTMTPSNWYGYLKYRELKKSRSQLMIELVELEKRKLDFESGVDVQRYYGEQGRTEKAGINITAEKIQLKEKQTALEKTKFNCRERDLWFDDCADLTSATGAYNDEYNDWRNKETKYLRYDILDRNEGALVPFLQNQIDQINADIALIKDEIDAAALVTEEENEIYSEQIAEDNEYESKWTTVEFTSKSSQTDESSIATTSSFSTSASAGYSGWFFGVSASASHSESHSYANSKTSFKSLEMSGSIKILRVSIDRGWFNPSIFANAAIGVTDPTIAISPGPVSNLEDIGDAYELPVYSTGLLLVKDVRIRLQGLDYSTESTIIQSSSSTSGGVGGSYYGLFGLSVQSSSSRSSDSASFYAESNEDGLTIVIPGAQILGYYNDVTPKFP